A window of Metabacillus sp. B2-18 contains these coding sequences:
- a CDS encoding nitric oxide synthase oxygenase yields MVANVQLEHEAIEFIKIAYKELGKSSDQIDERIKEVKSQIEYKGYYDHTFEELEHGAKMAWRNSNKCIGRLFWNSLTVFDQRHTQSEEEVFQALQNHISFATNAGKIRPAITIFKPSLGKENDVRIWNHQLIRYAGYETEHGILGDPASILFTKQCEKLGWRGEGTNFDVLPLIIQVNNQHPKLFAIPEDKVLEVSIVHPEIKAIADLHLRWYGVPIISDMKLEIGGIEYTAAPFNGWYMETEIGARNLADSFRYNLLPKIASIMNLDTRSHANLWKDRALIELNAAVLHSFKNAGVSIVDHHTAAQQFKRFEQNERENSRDITGDWTWLIPPVSPTTTHVFHQSYENKVIKPNYFYQALPYD; encoded by the coding sequence TTGGTTGCAAACGTGCAGCTAGAACATGAAGCAATTGAATTTATAAAAATCGCTTATAAAGAACTTGGGAAATCAAGCGACCAAATAGATGAACGAATAAAAGAAGTTAAATCTCAAATAGAATACAAAGGCTATTACGACCATACCTTTGAAGAGCTCGAGCATGGAGCGAAAATGGCATGGCGAAACAGTAATAAATGTATTGGGAGATTATTTTGGAATTCATTAACTGTATTTGATCAACGCCATACACAATCAGAAGAAGAGGTTTTTCAAGCGTTGCAAAATCATATTTCCTTTGCTACAAACGCTGGTAAGATTAGGCCGGCTATCACTATTTTTAAGCCTTCATTAGGGAAAGAAAATGATGTTAGAATATGGAATCATCAATTAATTCGCTATGCAGGATATGAAACAGAGCACGGAATTTTAGGAGATCCGGCTTCTATCTTGTTTACAAAGCAATGTGAGAAACTAGGCTGGCGGGGAGAGGGAACGAATTTTGATGTGCTTCCACTCATTATTCAGGTTAATAATCAACATCCTAAGTTGTTTGCAATACCAGAAGATAAAGTATTAGAGGTGTCTATCGTCCACCCAGAAATAAAAGCTATAGCAGATCTTCATTTAAGATGGTATGGTGTTCCAATCATTTCCGATATGAAGCTGGAGATTGGTGGGATTGAGTATACAGCAGCCCCATTTAACGGTTGGTATATGGAAACTGAAATTGGTGCAAGAAATTTAGCTGATTCGTTTCGCTACAATCTTCTACCTAAAATAGCTTCGATTATGAATTTAGATACAAGAAGTCATGCAAATCTATGGAAAGATAGAGCGCTTATCGAACTGAATGCTGCAGTTCTTCATTCCTTTAAAAATGCAGGTGTAAGTATTGTTGATCACCATACTGCTGCTCAGCAATTCAAACGGTTTGAACAAAACGAACGTGAAAATTCCAGAGACATTACTGGTGACTGGACGTGGTTGATTCCTCCTGTATCACCTACAACAACACATGTTTTTCATCAAAGCTATGAAAATAAAGTGATAAAACCAAATTATTTTTATCAAGCATTACCATATGACTAA
- a CDS encoding YflJ family protein, with amino-acid sequence MHYGSKGWYVEELKKLGVRRHEERKLESYKKHFLANLLEKHSK; translated from the coding sequence ATGCATTACGGAAGCAAAGGATGGTATGTTGAAGAACTTAAGAAATTAGGTGTTCGCCGTCATGAAGAGAGAAAACTCGAAAGCTACAAAAAACATTTTCTAGCTAACCTTCTTGAGAAACATAGCAAATAA
- a CDS encoding methyl-accepting chemotaxis protein — MNAIEKMVNTDMTKKNTLMFISFSISLIMAMAKTIAVQDMSKGIFYGGQLLAFTLLYLIFQKLLNKPVFFPYTSIFTIYVFLISALFIWGPNAEIIIIILFLTLISSIHMKRDIFALGYTLGFIAFTLSFILRQEDNLALSTIFASAGIVYVLSGLVLGIVIQLNARQFRQLQNFLDQAESEASEKEKQKQHLEINVSGIVEAISIVNKQVQDSLEAQQEMKQAITEVSAGSQNQSDQINDISENAKLTMKSMEKLHSISNDLKEDSTRASNIILEGNQQVYELNSDMHQLKAMITELDHTFKLLTNTITEMNQLTNSIKEITDQTGLLALNASIEAARAGESGKGFSVVASEIRKLADVTRATTEKINENLQTLNESNAAAVSKMEDSYSFIDRSVKSTDKVSTSIDHVKKTLENLSSQFEQFTQFANLVKGQSRDVQLSTNELAAIIEQSSASLQEMSATVENLTEDNKTIAQLMGETSIKAENLRHTNL; from the coding sequence ATGAATGCGATAGAAAAAATGGTTAATACTGATATGACGAAAAAAAATACATTAATGTTTATTAGTTTCTCCATTTCCTTGATAATGGCTATGGCTAAAACAATAGCAGTTCAGGATATGTCCAAGGGGATTTTTTATGGAGGACAATTGTTAGCGTTTACATTGCTGTATCTTATCTTTCAAAAGCTATTAAATAAACCAGTATTTTTCCCGTACACTAGTATTTTTACAATCTATGTATTTTTGATTTCTGCTCTTTTTATATGGGGGCCGAATGCTGAAATTATTATTATTATTTTATTTTTAACCTTAATTTCCTCTATCCATATGAAGAGGGATATCTTTGCTTTAGGCTATACACTAGGGTTCATCGCTTTTACTTTATCATTTATTTTGAGACAAGAAGATAACTTAGCTTTATCAACTATTTTTGCTTCAGCAGGAATTGTCTATGTATTATCAGGGTTAGTCCTTGGAATTGTTATTCAATTAAATGCACGACAATTCCGTCAGCTACAGAATTTTCTTGATCAGGCTGAAAGTGAAGCGAGTGAGAAAGAGAAACAGAAGCAACATCTTGAAATAAATGTATCTGGAATTGTGGAAGCCATTTCGATTGTTAATAAGCAAGTTCAAGATAGTTTAGAAGCGCAACAAGAAATGAAACAGGCGATTACGGAAGTATCAGCCGGCAGTCAAAATCAATCAGACCAAATTAATGATATATCGGAAAATGCAAAGTTAACGATGAAATCAATGGAGAAGCTTCATTCTATTTCAAATGATCTAAAAGAAGATTCCACTCGTGCAAGTAACATTATTCTTGAAGGGAATCAGCAGGTATATGAATTAAATTCAGATATGCACCAGTTAAAAGCTATGATTACTGAGTTAGATCATACGTTTAAGTTACTAACAAACACAATTACAGAAATGAATCAATTAACAAATTCAATAAAGGAAATCACTGACCAAACTGGTTTACTTGCCTTAAATGCGTCTATTGAAGCTGCCCGAGCCGGTGAATCTGGCAAGGGGTTTTCAGTTGTTGCTTCAGAGATTAGAAAGTTAGCAGATGTGACAAGGGCTACAACAGAAAAAATAAATGAAAATCTTCAAACTTTAAATGAAAGTAATGCAGCTGCTGTTTCAAAGATGGAGGACAGTTATTCTTTTATTGATCGAAGTGTAAAGTCAACGGACAAGGTAAGTACATCGATCGATCATGTGAAGAAAACATTAGAAAACCTATCTTCGCAATTTGAACAATTTACACAGTTTGCTAATCTTGTGAAAGGTCAGTCACGTGATGTACAGCTATCCACAAATGAGCTGGCAGCTATTATTGAACAATCTTCAGCAAGTCTTCAGGAAATGAGTGCAACTGTTGAAAACTTAACAGAGGATAACAAGACAATTGCACAATTAATGGGAGAAACGTCTATAAAAGCTGAAAATTTGAGACATACAAATTTATGA
- a CDS encoding MDR family MFS transporter, with protein MKIRDWDTNLKIRLFGEALMNITFWMFFPFLTIYFADEFGKAQAGLFLIISQVFSVLANLMGGYCADRFGRKTMMVMASCGQGLSFMIFALSNSPWLEMPILGFICFAFAGVFGSFYWPASQAMVADVVEEKHRSSVFAIFYTSINIAVVIGPILGAIFYVQYPFEVLLVAGFICMLLSLLLAKQTRETAPPYKASSADEARRWYSPILQQIQDYRIIFRDQTFLLYIIAGVLVALTFMQLDMIIPVYMTDMIQQQEMFRFGDWSLTLNGEQAFGLILSENGLLVALFTIFITKWMGTFKERNVFVLSSFIYGISMVVFGFTSSLWLYILAMAIFTFAELMTAGIQQTFVSKLAPDHMRGQYFAAASLRYTIGRTIAPIAIPMSLWFGYQITFVILGALAVLSGFLYYVMFQKAELKQVKHIEAS; from the coding sequence ATGAAAATAAGAGATTGGGATACAAATCTTAAGATACGATTATTTGGTGAAGCCTTGATGAACATAACATTTTGGATGTTCTTCCCCTTTTTAACGATTTATTTCGCTGATGAATTCGGTAAAGCACAGGCCGGCTTATTCCTTATTATATCGCAAGTTTTTTCAGTTCTTGCCAATTTAATGGGTGGATATTGTGCTGATCGATTCGGAAGAAAAACCATGATGGTAATGGCTTCATGTGGTCAAGGTTTATCCTTTATGATATTTGCATTATCAAATTCTCCTTGGCTCGAAATGCCTATTCTCGGCTTTATTTGTTTTGCGTTCGCAGGAGTATTTGGTTCTTTTTACTGGCCAGCCTCTCAAGCAATGGTTGCCGACGTAGTTGAAGAAAAGCATCGTAGTAGCGTTTTTGCTATTTTTTATACATCTATTAATATTGCTGTTGTCATCGGACCTATTTTAGGTGCAATTTTTTATGTTCAGTATCCATTTGAAGTATTATTAGTTGCAGGATTCATTTGTATGTTGCTTTCTCTTTTATTAGCAAAGCAAACAAGAGAAACTGCACCTCCCTACAAAGCAAGTTCAGCTGATGAGGCCCGGAGATGGTATAGTCCCATACTACAACAAATCCAAGATTATCGAATTATCTTCCGTGACCAAACGTTTTTACTTTATATAATTGCAGGTGTTCTCGTTGCACTTACCTTTATGCAGCTAGATATGATTATTCCTGTTTATATGACAGACATGATTCAACAGCAAGAAATGTTCCGCTTTGGTGATTGGTCCTTAACATTAAACGGTGAGCAAGCATTTGGCTTGATTCTTTCAGAAAATGGTTTACTTGTGGCTCTATTTACAATTTTCATAACAAAATGGATGGGGACATTCAAAGAGAGGAATGTTTTTGTCCTTTCTTCTTTCATCTATGGAATCTCAATGGTTGTTTTCGGTTTTACGAGCTCTCTTTGGCTCTACATCCTAGCTATGGCAATCTTTACATTTGCAGAACTTATGACAGCCGGAATCCAACAAACGTTTGTTTCAAAACTTGCCCCTGATCATATGCGTGGTCAATATTTTGCCGCTGCTAGCCTGCGATATACAATTGGGCGTACGATTGCACCAATCGCCATCCCAATGTCATTATGGTTTGGTTATCAAATTACTTTTGTGATTCTTGGAGCACTAGCAGTATTAAGTGGATTCTTATATTATGTGATGTTTCAAAAAGCAGAATTAAAACAGGTTAAACATATAGAAGCTAGTTAA
- a CDS encoding alpha/beta hydrolase: protein MWQWTIGLVLVLMIVCSIGIYLLSRLLLSPTRVPYDKTYKLGIQKGEIDANIFRTIEKEELYIPSYHGYKLHGMLFPVKNSKKVIIIAHGIRWSLFGSFKYVDMFQKRGFHVLLCDHRFHGLSGGNYTSFGYYEKDDLRAWIDYLSVRMGDRAFIGLLGESLGAASALEVSKRDNRVQFCIADCSFSDFSSLLKLRLRLDLRLHFYPLIDVVSLIIKLRHGWSFPEISPIKGLEKTKTPILFIHGKEDTFIPLQMTLDMFKRKKGNKKLYLVPEAGHAEAYNTDPKGYEKKVSDFIKEIESGLREEANLC from the coding sequence ATGTGGCAATGGACCATAGGTTTAGTTCTTGTTTTGATGATTGTCTGCTCAATAGGTATTTATTTGTTAAGCCGTCTTCTTCTTTCGCCGACAAGAGTTCCTTATGACAAAACGTATAAGCTTGGTATTCAAAAGGGAGAAATTGATGCCAACATCTTTCGCACGATAGAAAAAGAAGAATTATATATCCCGTCTTACCATGGATATAAGCTACATGGAATGCTTTTTCCGGTGAAAAACAGTAAAAAAGTAATTATAATTGCTCATGGAATTCGCTGGTCTTTGTTTGGAAGTTTTAAATATGTGGATATGTTTCAGAAAAGGGGATTTCACGTTTTGCTATGTGATCATCGGTTTCATGGATTAAGCGGAGGAAATTATACCTCTTTTGGTTACTATGAAAAAGATGATTTAAGAGCGTGGATTGACTACTTATCAGTGCGAATGGGAGATCGTGCATTTATAGGTTTGTTGGGCGAATCACTTGGAGCTGCCTCGGCATTAGAGGTAAGCAAACGAGACAACAGAGTGCAGTTTTGTATTGCTGACTGCTCATTTAGCGATTTTTCAAGCTTATTAAAATTAAGATTGAGGCTTGATTTAAGGCTGCATTTTTATCCTCTTATTGATGTTGTAAGTCTTATAATTAAGTTACGTCATGGGTGGAGTTTCCCTGAAATTTCACCAATAAAAGGGTTAGAAAAAACAAAAACCCCCATTCTATTTATTCATGGTAAAGAAGATACGTTTATTCCTTTGCAAATGACGTTAGACATGTTTAAACGAAAAAAGGGAAATAAAAAGCTCTATTTAGTTCCTGAAGCAGGTCATGCAGAAGCATATAATACAGATCCGAAGGGCTATGAAAAGAAAGTAAGTGACTTTATAAAGGAAATTGAAAGTGGGTTAAGAGAAGAGGCCAACTTATGTTAG
- a CDS encoding ABC transporter ATP-binding protein: MKPDQEVLISGKNITKVFGYGKNKNTAVDQVNFNFHRGEIISIVGESGSGKTTLAKMVMGLLKETSGDIEYKGKSRKLKSHRDRKAYWQDIQAIFQDPFSSFNLFHKVEKLLNDCIELQGLKLSKEERFEKMKEACTFVNLKFEELYNKYPFELSGGQMQRLMIARIFLLHPKVLLADEPTSMVDACSRSTILDMLLKLREENNMTIIFITHDVGLAYYVSDTLYIMEKGKIVEQGSADNVLMNPQHPYTQQLISDVPKLHEAWDLG, encoded by the coding sequence ATGAAGCCTGATCAAGAGGTTTTAATTAGCGGGAAAAACATAACAAAAGTTTTCGGTTATGGGAAAAATAAAAACACAGCCGTTGACCAAGTAAACTTTAACTTCCACCGAGGAGAAATTATTTCAATCGTTGGTGAAAGTGGGAGTGGGAAAACAACACTCGCTAAAATGGTCATGGGGCTACTAAAGGAAACAAGTGGAGATATCGAGTATAAAGGAAAGTCACGCAAACTAAAAAGTCATCGTGATCGAAAAGCATACTGGCAGGATATTCAAGCTATTTTTCAGGACCCATTCTCTTCTTTTAACTTGTTTCATAAAGTCGAAAAACTATTAAATGACTGTATTGAACTACAAGGCTTAAAGCTTTCTAAGGAAGAACGCTTTGAGAAAATGAAAGAAGCATGTACGTTTGTTAACCTGAAATTTGAAGAACTTTATAATAAATATCCTTTTGAGCTCTCAGGTGGACAAATGCAACGTTTGATGATTGCTAGAATTTTTCTTCTTCATCCAAAGGTATTACTAGCAGATGAACCAACCTCAATGGTTGATGCCTGCTCTCGCTCTACTATTTTAGATATGTTACTAAAGCTAAGAGAAGAAAACAATATGACGATTATCTTCATTACTCATGACGTCGGTCTTGCCTATTATGTAAGTGATACACTTTATATCATGGAAAAAGGAAAAATTGTTGAACAAGGGAGTGCCGATAATGTCTTAATGAACCCTCAGCATCCATACACACAGCAGCTCATTTCTGACGTACCTAAGCTGCATGAAGCGTGGGATTTGGGATAA
- a CDS encoding ABC transporter ATP-binding protein — MSKHILDVKELKTYYKTRLKEKVYAVDGVDFHLEDGKTIGIAGESGCGKSTLALSLMGFYFPPLHFGSGSININGVDIMKLEKEKLRKQVLGREIAYIPQAAMNALNPTIKIIKFIEDIMKEHQPELSKKQVYEMAAERFETLNLSPKVLNSYPNELSGGMKQRTVIAISTILNPKVLIADEPTSALDVTSQKVVIKLLKDLLDKKFIRSLVFITHELPLLYHVTDEIMVMYAGEIVERGKAEDVIFNPIHPYTKKLMGSIIVPESGMKEHKLAAIPGAPPNLKKKIDGCRFAERCSYATDECRTGKITTQHLGERLYRCRIDNETLKEWYANEA; from the coding sequence ATGAGTAAACATATTCTTGATGTTAAAGAATTAAAAACTTACTATAAAACCAGATTAAAAGAAAAGGTCTATGCTGTTGATGGTGTGGATTTTCACCTTGAAGATGGAAAAACAATTGGTATTGCCGGAGAATCAGGATGTGGTAAATCGACTTTAGCCTTAAGCTTAATGGGATTCTACTTTCCTCCACTTCACTTTGGTAGCGGTTCTATTAATATCAATGGTGTAGATATTATGAAGCTCGAAAAAGAAAAGCTTAGAAAACAAGTGTTAGGCAGAGAAATTGCCTATATTCCACAAGCGGCAATGAATGCCTTAAATCCAACCATTAAGATTATTAAGTTTATTGAAGACATTATGAAGGAACATCAACCAGAACTGTCGAAAAAACAAGTCTATGAAATGGCTGCTGAAAGATTTGAAACATTAAATCTTTCACCTAAAGTGTTAAATTCTTATCCGAATGAACTTTCTGGAGGGATGAAACAAAGAACGGTTATTGCTATTTCAACCATTTTAAATCCAAAAGTATTAATCGCTGATGAACCAACCTCTGCACTCGATGTGACTTCCCAAAAAGTTGTCATTAAATTATTAAAAGATTTATTAGATAAAAAATTCATCCGTTCACTAGTATTCATTACACATGAACTTCCTCTTCTCTATCATGTAACAGACGAAATTATGGTGATGTACGCAGGAGAAATCGTCGAAAGAGGAAAAGCCGAAGACGTTATATTTAATCCCATTCATCCTTATACCAAAAAGCTAATGGGCTCCATTATTGTCCCTGAATCTGGCATGAAGGAACATAAACTAGCTGCGATTCCAGGAGCACCACCTAATTTAAAAAAGAAAATAGATGGCTGCCGATTTGCTGAACGATGTTCCTATGCAACAGATGAATGCCGTACCGGAAAAATTACAACTCAACATCTAGGTGAACGTTTGTATCGTTGTCGAATTGACAATGAGACGCTAAAGGAGTGGTATGCAAATGAAGCCTGA
- a CDS encoding ABC transporter permease → MNSSLQILIRSPKFLIGSISFLLMLAFVTIYPLINTADPTEMVALAFQPPSAELWLGSDNFGRDLFLELIYGIKTSIFVGLIAGLSATIIGLIIGLSAGYIGGIFDEILSAITNIFIVIPSFIVLILISVSIDSRSSLITAIVIGITSWPWTARAVRAQTSSLRNRDHVNIAKISGHSTPRIIIFEILPYIMSYVVMAFVLQTASGILSEASISMLGLGPYNTISLGIIMNWALIFEAPVSGAWWAFIPAAIAIAIITFSLYLMNTGMDEIFNPKIRS, encoded by the coding sequence ATGAACAGTTCTTTACAAATATTAATTCGCTCCCCAAAATTTCTTATCGGTTCCATTTCATTTTTGTTGATGCTCGCATTTGTAACGATCTATCCCTTAATTAATACTGCTGATCCAACTGAAATGGTTGCACTCGCCTTTCAGCCACCAAGTGCTGAGTTATGGTTAGGCTCCGACAACTTTGGAAGAGATTTATTTCTTGAACTTATTTATGGAATCAAGACCTCCATTTTTGTAGGATTAATTGCCGGCTTAAGTGCAACGATTATTGGGTTAATCATCGGGTTATCCGCCGGTTATATCGGAGGAATTTTTGATGAAATTTTATCTGCCATCACCAATATCTTTATCGTTATTCCATCTTTCATTGTCTTAATTCTGATCTCAGTCAGTATAGATTCAAGAAGTTCGTTAATTACAGCGATTGTAATTGGCATAACAAGTTGGCCATGGACAGCACGTGCCGTCCGCGCTCAAACATCCTCTCTACGAAACAGAGATCACGTTAATATCGCAAAAATATCTGGTCATAGCACACCAAGAATCATTATTTTTGAGATTTTACCTTACATCATGTCTTATGTTGTAATGGCATTTGTTCTGCAAACAGCATCAGGTATTCTTTCAGAGGCATCAATCTCTATGCTGGGACTTGGACCATACAATACAATTTCTCTTGGTATTATTATGAACTGGGCTTTAATCTTTGAAGCTCCTGTATCCGGTGCGTGGTGGGCGTTTATACCTGCAGCAATAGCTATTGCGATCATTACATTTTCTCTCTATTTAATGAATACTGGGATGGATGAAATTTTTAACCCTAAGATAAGGAGTTAA
- a CDS encoding ABC transporter permease gives MNAYRKFFLKKSLWYIVTLFIAVALNFLLPRLIEGNPVSVIANQMTQGMTDSDSIKKVYDTFAAEFGIDKPLWEQFFIYLGNLLKGDLGTSFGLYPMSVTSILASAVPWTLALQLPAILVGWIVGNALGAIAAYKKGVFDKVLFPTFLFINSIPFFILAIIMLYIFGLTLNWFPTSGGYNYQMTPNLSFEFIGSVISHHFLPFISIVLVTIGGQAIGMREMSIYELNTDYVLYSKLLGIKDSTISRYVFKNAMLPQITGLALSIGTMIGGSLITEIVFSYPGIGTWLFTAIRQLDYPLISGATLLIAISVLLANFTIEIIYGLVDPRIKASQMEEE, from the coding sequence ATGAATGCCTATCGGAAGTTTTTCTTAAAAAAATCCCTCTGGTATATTGTGACCTTGTTTATTGCAGTCGCGCTTAACTTCCTTCTACCAAGGTTAATAGAAGGAAATCCAGTAAGTGTGATTGCCAACCAAATGACTCAAGGGATGACAGACAGTGATTCAATCAAGAAGGTATACGATACGTTTGCTGCAGAGTTTGGTATTGATAAGCCGTTATGGGAACAATTTTTTATTTACTTAGGAAATTTATTGAAGGGTGATTTAGGAACGTCATTCGGACTCTATCCTATGTCTGTTACTTCTATTCTTGCCTCAGCTGTTCCTTGGACATTAGCTCTCCAACTGCCTGCTATCCTTGTAGGTTGGATCGTAGGAAATGCCCTTGGAGCTATTGCTGCTTATAAAAAAGGTGTATTTGATAAAGTGCTTTTCCCTACATTTTTATTTATCAACTCCATCCCATTTTTTATTTTGGCGATTATTATGCTCTATATCTTTGGGCTAACTCTTAATTGGTTCCCAACATCCGGCGGCTACAATTATCAGATGACACCAAATTTAAGCTTTGAGTTTATTGGATCTGTAATTAGTCACCACTTCCTCCCTTTTATTTCGATTGTCTTGGTTACAATTGGTGGTCAAGCTATCGGAATGAGAGAAATGTCGATTTACGAATTAAACACAGATTATGTTTTATATAGCAAATTACTTGGTATTAAAGATTCTACAATTTCTAGATATGTATTTAAAAATGCAATGTTACCACAGATTACAGGTTTGGCTTTATCAATCGGTACGATGATCGGCGGGTCATTAATTACTGAAATTGTTTTTAGCTATCCTGGTATCGGAACATGGCTATTTACTGCAATACGTCAACTAGATTATCCACTCATATCTGGTGCTACTCTTCTTATTGCCATATCCGTTCTATTAGCTAATTTCACCATTGAAATTATTTATGGGTTGGTTGACCCTAGAATCAAAGCTTCGCAAATGGAGGAAGAATGA
- a CDS encoding ABC transporter substrate-binding protein, with protein MRLKSVLSLFFSLIMVIGLLAACNNEVKPPTTNEPTPSEEGNDSEQNSSGTTPRNETLYVNGLQWGPPSTFSPLGGNPSFPIAYANSRTLIYENLFMINMLDGALEPLLGTSYEWTDDTTLHIELNPDAKWNDGEAFTSEDVVYSYELGSKYSISWSNFWEAIDAVEADGDNAVNIRLKQDNPNRLTVLDSLQLVPMMPKHVWEEIEAKSGNDIAKIREEVNPDPVGTGPYKMHTYDNQKITLIRDDNYWGQSLFGGLPAPKYVSHVIYKDNAAGSLAFKKGEVDVSQQFIPQVWKMWEDGAPIKTYVQDKPYYLPGSMPSIFFNMTKDGLNNPDVRRAIAMAIDYDKISELAMSGYSGEMKPSITLDTPSETKYVDQDAIKSLQWTTDVDAANKLLDSIGAKKGADGIRVLNGVRLGPWEIECPYGWSDWNAALEIVAQNAKAIGIEIRTNFPEAPVWTNDLQTGKFDIIMNTPAGAVSPSQPWDRARTIMYSEGVAPVGEMAFWNWGRYKNERADELIKEIPTITDEAKLKEMYTELTKIYLEDIPSIPLMYRPWVFHTVNESVWKGFAVEGDGNNIPPQISIDGAGVKDLYQITNK; from the coding sequence ATGAGGTTAAAAAGCGTTTTAAGTTTATTTTTCAGTCTAATCATGGTAATTGGACTACTAGCTGCTTGTAACAATGAGGTAAAGCCACCAACAACAAATGAACCAACTCCAAGTGAAGAAGGAAATGATTCAGAACAAAATTCATCCGGAACAACACCAAGAAATGAAACATTGTATGTAAATGGTTTACAATGGGGACCGCCTTCAACCTTTAGTCCATTAGGGGGAAATCCATCCTTTCCAATTGCTTATGCGAACTCGAGAACACTAATCTATGAAAATCTTTTCATGATTAATATGCTTGATGGTGCGTTAGAGCCATTACTTGGTACAAGTTATGAATGGACTGATGACACGACACTTCACATTGAATTAAATCCTGATGCAAAGTGGAATGACGGAGAAGCATTCACTTCTGAAGACGTTGTGTACTCCTATGAACTAGGAAGTAAATACTCTATCTCTTGGAGCAACTTCTGGGAAGCAATTGATGCGGTAGAAGCAGACGGTGATAACGCCGTTAATATCCGCTTAAAACAAGATAATCCTAATCGACTCACAGTTTTAGATAGTCTTCAATTAGTTCCGATGATGCCTAAGCATGTTTGGGAAGAAATTGAAGCTAAAAGTGGGAACGATATTGCCAAGATTCGTGAAGAAGTGAATCCAGATCCTGTTGGTACTGGCCCATACAAAATGCACACATATGATAACCAAAAGATCACCTTAATTAGAGATGATAACTACTGGGGACAATCTCTATTTGGTGGCTTACCGGCTCCGAAGTATGTAAGTCATGTAATTTATAAGGATAATGCTGCAGGTTCTCTAGCATTTAAAAAAGGAGAAGTTGACGTTTCACAACAATTTATTCCTCAGGTTTGGAAAATGTGGGAAGATGGTGCACCTATCAAAACATATGTGCAAGACAAACCATACTACTTACCTGGTTCAATGCCTTCTATTTTCTTTAATATGACAAAAGATGGATTAAATAATCCAGATGTTAGAAGAGCAATTGCGATGGCAATTGATTATGACAAAATTTCAGAGTTAGCAATGAGTGGATATTCTGGTGAAATGAAACCATCTATTACATTAGATACTCCTTCTGAAACAAAGTATGTAGATCAAGATGCCATTAAATCACTTCAATGGACAACAGATGTTGATGCAGCCAATAAGCTGCTTGATAGTATTGGAGCGAAAAAAGGAGCAGATGGTATTCGTGTTCTCAATGGGGTAAGACTTGGACCATGGGAAATTGAATGTCCATATGGTTGGTCTGATTGGAATGCTGCCCTAGAAATTGTCGCACAAAACGCTAAAGCCATTGGAATTGAAATTAGAACGAACTTCCCTGAAGCTCCTGTTTGGACAAATGATTTACAAACAGGGAAATTTGACATCATTATGAATACGCCTGCGGGTGCAGTTAGTCCGAGTCAGCCTTGGGATAGAGCGAGAACAATCATGTATTCAGAAGGTGTAGCTCCAGTTGGTGAAATGGCGTTCTGGAACTGGGGAAGATATAAAAATGAAAGAGCTGATGAGTTAATTAAGGAAATTCCAACAATTACAGATGAAGCGAAATTAAAAGAAATGTACACAGAACTTACAAAAATTTATTTAGAAGACATTCCATCAATCCCACTTATGTATAGACCTTGGGTATTCCATACAGTGAATGAATCGGTTTGGAAAGGCTTTGCAGTTGAAGGAGATGGCAATAACATTCCACCACAAATTTCTATTGACGGAGCAGGTGTAAAAGACTTGTATCAAATCACAAATAAATAG